A single region of the Ictalurus punctatus breed USDA103 chromosome 17, Coco_2.0, whole genome shotgun sequence genome encodes:
- the si:dkey-35i13.1 gene encoding uncharacterized protein C11orf87 homolog, which yields MSAGSSESLALSIPPCTSNGTVRANGTCADPTDPFFRSFSSTMVLLVLVAMIAGTILVSIVTFHLHKSKMRKRKMQKAQEEYERDSGRPKAARGKPAIRHCVMERPTAVQKSDLKAKRSDKEATDSAGIPEKECTDNTRHTSQTRGDHLLESVAVS from the coding sequence ATGAGCGCCGGGTCTTCCGAAAGCCTGGCGCTTTCTATCCCACCGTGCACATCGAATGGCACTGTGCGCGCCAATGGCACGTGCGCCGACCCCACCGATCCGTTCTTCCGGTCGTTTTCGTCCACGATGGTGCTCTTAGTGCTTGTGGCGATGATCGCCGGTACTATCCTGGTCTCCATCGTCACCTTTCACCTGCACAAGAGCAAGATGAGGAAGCGCAAAATGCAGAAAGCGCAGGAGGAGTACGAACGCGACAGCGGCCGCCCCAAAGCCGCGCGAGGGAAGCCGGCGATCAGGCACTGCGTAATGGAGAGACCTACGGCGGTGCAGAAAAGCGACCTGAAAGCGAAAAGATCGGATAAAGAAGCCACCGACAGTGCAGGCATCCCCGAGAAAGAGTGCACGGATAATACGAGACATACGAGCCAGACGCGCGGTGATCACCTGTTGGAATCCGTCGCGGTGTCTTGA